In Chryseobacterium gleum, a single genomic region encodes these proteins:
- a CDS encoding DUF4349 domain-containing protein, translating to MKNIILLLSGILLINCSKSGNDKYEAKADLMEVVSEEKITALSSPAPVISEKTVSDKNESGTESYTHKKTDTISKKIIKNGDMKIQVGDIKKAQNQVNEIIRKNNAYIQKEEFHNTDMDDNLTLTIRVPHKNFDALINSFSDGVGSVLSKNVSSDDVTEEYTDVAIKLANKKIYLEKYRDMLKKASTTKDMLEIQEKIRELEDEIDIAEGRLRFIDDRVNYSTLNLNLYKEKVRSSATSKIGFGSRFIDSLTEGWNSFVSFLLGMVSLWPFFLTIPIVVFFWRKWKSKKKSQN from the coding sequence ATGAAAAACATTATTCTTCTTTTATCCGGCATTCTGCTTATCAACTGCAGTAAATCCGGCAATGATAAATATGAAGCGAAAGCTGATTTGATGGAAGTTGTCTCTGAAGAGAAAATTACAGCATTATCTTCTCCGGCTCCTGTTATTTCTGAGAAAACGGTATCCGATAAAAATGAATCCGGCACAGAAAGCTATACCCACAAGAAAACCGATACTATTTCCAAAAAAATCATCAAAAACGGAGATATGAAGATTCAGGTGGGTGATATTAAAAAAGCGCAAAATCAGGTCAATGAAATCATCAGGAAAAATAATGCCTATATCCAGAAAGAAGAATTCCATAATACGGATATGGATGATAATCTTACGCTGACTATCCGTGTACCTCATAAAAATTTTGATGCCCTTATCAATTCATTTTCAGATGGCGTTGGATCTGTTTTGTCTAAAAATGTTTCATCTGATGATGTGACCGAGGAATATACCGATGTAGCCATAAAGCTGGCCAACAAAAAGATATATCTTGAAAAATATCGGGATATGCTTAAAAAGGCTTCCACAACAAAAGATATGCTGGAAATACAGGAAAAAATCCGGGAACTGGAAGATGAAATTGACATCGCTGAAGGCAGGCTTCGTTTTATTGATGACAGGGTGAATTACAGTACCCTGAATTTAAACCTGTATAAAGAAAAAGTGAGAAGTTCAGCCACCTCTAAAATTGGCTTTGGAAGCCGGTTTATTGATTCACTGACCGAAGGCTGGAACAGTTTTGTAAGCTTCCTGCTGGGAATGGTTTCACTATGGCCTTTCTTTCTGACCATTCCTATTGTAGTTTTCTTTTGGAGAAAATGGAAGTCAAAGAAAAAGAGTCAAAATTAA
- a CDS encoding DUF2891 domain-containing protein — protein MKKSLLAFVFSPFLMYAQEAPKLTDEMAMKLSDKPLHCINQEYPNKTAHIINNAGEVPLTPKDLHPSFYGCFDWHSSVHGHWMLTRLLKTKPNLSNAQEIEKILNESFQKDKLQIEADYFTKYQLTGTFERTYGWAWILKLDEELTNWDHPKAKIWHQNLKPLTDQILKSWKTYLPKQTYPNRTGVHPNTAFAMAFAIDWARANKDKEFENQLMEKAKYFFLKDQKTPAYLEPDGSDFFSPSLEIADLMRRVLPQKEFVQWLNAFYEKRSLENIEKIPVVSDLSDYQTVHLVGLSFSKAWCMKGVSNALPASHPLKKSFREKADVFLANGLPLLFQGNYGGDHWLASFAVYALED, from the coding sequence ATGAAAAAAAGTCTTTTAGCATTTGTGTTTTCTCCATTTCTGATGTATGCCCAGGAGGCTCCGAAACTCACAGACGAAATGGCAATGAAGCTTTCCGATAAACCTCTTCACTGCATCAATCAGGAATATCCTAATAAAACGGCACATATTATCAATAATGCAGGTGAAGTTCCTTTGACACCTAAAGATCTCCATCCCAGCTTTTATGGATGTTTCGACTGGCATAGCTCCGTTCACGGACATTGGATGCTGACAAGACTTTTGAAAACAAAACCCAATCTTTCCAATGCTCAGGAGATTGAAAAAATTCTGAATGAATCATTTCAGAAAGATAAACTACAGATAGAGGCGGACTATTTTACAAAATATCAGCTGACAGGGACTTTTGAGAGAACTTACGGCTGGGCATGGATATTAAAACTGGATGAAGAACTCACCAACTGGGATCATCCGAAAGCTAAAATATGGCATCAGAATCTGAAACCATTAACAGATCAGATCCTTAAATCCTGGAAAACGTATCTTCCAAAACAAACCTATCCCAACAGAACCGGAGTGCATCCGAATACTGCATTTGCTATGGCTTTTGCTATAGATTGGGCAAGAGCCAATAAAGATAAAGAATTCGAAAATCAGCTGATGGAAAAAGCGAAATACTTTTTCTTAAAAGATCAGAAAACACCCGCTTATCTCGAGCCGGACGGCTCAGATTTCTTTTCTCCAAGCCTTGAGATTGCAGACCTGATGCGGAGAGTGCTTCCTCAAAAAGAATTTGTACAGTGGCTGAATGCTTTCTACGAAAAAAGAAGTCTGGAGAATATTGAAAAAATTCCTGTTGTAAGTGACCTGAGTGATTACCAAACGGTTCACCTGGTGGGATTGTCCTTTTCCAAAGCATGGTGTATGAAAGGAGTTTCAAATGCCCTTCCTGCCAGTCATCCGCTGAAAAAAAGTTTCAGGGAGAAGGCCGATGTATTTCTGGCTAACGGTTTGCCGCTGCTTTTCCAGGGAAATTACGGGGGAGACCATTGGCTGGCCAGTTTTGCGGTTTATGCTTTGGAAGATTAA
- a CDS encoding DUF962 domain-containing protein translates to MRKVDLLFAEYSKSHRNPTNKFIHWICVPLIFWTILGFTSLIPAPHFCAPYFGCISIVSLIVILLITLFYIRLSFKITVVMLAVMLFMEHFIYLTNISFEKQSWIVYLSVFIITWIFQWIGHKIEGQKPSFLKDLQFLLIGPIWLLGFIFKKTGIRY, encoded by the coding sequence ATGAGAAAGGTTGATCTATTATTTGCCGAATACAGTAAAAGCCATAGAAACCCTACAAACAAGTTCATTCACTGGATTTGTGTACCTCTGATTTTCTGGACGATTCTGGGATTTACCTCCTTGATTCCCGCACCCCATTTCTGTGCTCCTTATTTCGGATGTATCAGCATTGTAAGCCTTATCGTGATTCTTCTGATCACTTTATTTTATATCAGGCTTTCTTTTAAGATCACGGTAGTAATGCTTGCTGTAATGCTTTTTATGGAGCATTTCATTTATCTTACCAACATAAGTTTTGAAAAGCAATCCTGGATAGTTTATCTGTCCGTATTCATCATTACCTGGATTTTCCAATGGATAGGTCACAAAATTGAAGGGCAAAAACCTTCTTTTCTCAAAGACCTTCAGTTTTTGCTGATAGGACCGATCTGGCTTTTAGGATTTATTTTCAAAAAAACAGGAATCAGATATTAA
- a CDS encoding helix-turn-helix domain-containing protein, which produces MSALEKFGVDIFTERNIFERIAVGKPFRPDNPAFIFIKSGTIKLRQHFSDLEVSANMFMVTDPQTIYEVVGVTGDFQSRMVSYKREFISALSLKFNRLITYRYFRQQMNKGVPFPEDEMEVVWKSVNFLKYILDSDTDMLYKKEMVEHLFSVFCYQMAGIISKEDNSSMNQMSRQEEIVFVFLTDLAEHHLTERTVEFYAERQSITTRHLSSVVKTITGKSASQIIALIVINEAKVLLNSSNKPVSEISSILGFSDQYSFSHFFKKHLEVSPTQYRHQFEN; this is translated from the coding sequence ATGTCTGCCTTAGAAAAGTTCGGAGTTGATATTTTTACGGAACGTAATATTTTCGAGCGAATAGCCGTTGGTAAGCCTTTTCGTCCTGATAATCCTGCTTTTATCTTTATTAAATCCGGAACCATAAAACTCCGTCAGCATTTCAGTGATCTGGAAGTTTCTGCCAATATGTTTATGGTAACCGATCCCCAAACCATTTATGAAGTGGTAGGAGTGACGGGTGATTTTCAGTCAAGGATGGTTTCTTATAAAAGAGAATTTATTTCAGCATTATCATTAAAGTTTAACCGCCTGATTACCTATCGGTATTTCAGACAGCAGATGAATAAAGGAGTTCCTTTTCCTGAAGACGAAATGGAAGTAGTATGGAAAAGTGTTAACTTTCTGAAGTATATACTGGATTCTGATACCGATATGCTCTATAAGAAAGAGATGGTAGAACATCTTTTCTCTGTTTTCTGCTATCAGATGGCAGGAATCATCTCCAAAGAAGACAACAGTTCTATGAATCAGATGTCCAGACAGGAAGAAATTGTATTTGTATTTCTTACCGATCTTGCTGAGCATCATCTTACAGAAAGAACCGTTGAGTTTTATGCCGAAAGGCAGTCAATTACAACCAGACATCTTTCTTCTGTGGTAAAGACCATTACAGGTAAATCTGCAAGTCAGATCATTGCTTTAATTGTCATTAATGAGGCTAAAGTTCTCTTAAACTCTTCCAATAAACCGGTTTCGGAGATTTCATCTATCCTTGGATTCAGTGATCAATACTCATTTTCTCACTTTTTTAAGAAGCATCTGGAAGTAAGTCCTACACAGTACAGACATCAGTTCGAAAATTAA